ttGTCATTTATTCaatcaattgaaaaatgaaagttagacatataaattgagacacatataatattaaagaataacTAGTTACTAGAGATCTCTAGTTACTACTATTTTTGACTAGTGAATCTTTAAGAGCACtaaaatgaagattttttcACCACGAATAACTGAGAAATTGTGGTATGAAACACAATTTTTTCGCTCATTTTTCATTGAATTAGCTCACTGGAAAAACACATTATGGGAAACATATTCTTATTGAAATAGAGGAAAATTTCCTATATTTTTCTATGTGATAACActattctctttttattttttcaccgaTTCATTCAAAATATTCGTGGAAAGAGCCAATTACAATTTTCAACAGAACATTTTAATGGGAATATAGTGATTTTTTTGtagtaatattataaaatttgtgtacttaaaaatttttaatcacggatattataaaaaaatataatgatatgtGATTTATCAATATGGCATCTTAAGATAATCTAATATCTTTATGAAGTATGAATGGTTCATCTGATAAAATTATGTAAGAATTAGAGAACTATGATAATTTTTTACAGATcgtaaaattttcataattataaaaagaaaaatacaaacttaaaatattcataaacatATCCAacaaaactttaactttataTCAATTTGATTTCAAACTTGATGTAACTTAATTTATTCTCTTTAACTATTGTGGAACGCTTTAACCACTCATTAGTTAAGAAGAGAATATTTAAAGTttagaataatataatatgaagttCTAAAATTGAGGTAACTAAAATATATGAGTCTACCTATAACAATTAACAAGAATCAGGGTTCAGTTATTTTGAAACCAAGTTCCTTTCTAAagttgcatttttatttttatttttatttctatttctatttctatttCTCAGAaagttatttctattttatttattaaattgattttacgAAATAATCAATTTTCAAGCCCATTAGCTCAAAAAGATAATCTTCTAAAACAATGCACAAAGAGGTATGACTATCCGTGTTTAGGCAATCAACTATTTGATCGAATAAAATAGGGTATGTCATAAAGTATTAATTAATCAGTTGGACATTCGAGTGACAAAAACtcgttaatttgattaatttaaagaTATATCTACACAACAAAGAAATGCAAAATTTGATGAgcttaattgtttttgtttgttacaggttcaatctttttcttttattagcAAAATATGAGTGATTGGCGTAGTTGTATAAGCTAAGTTGGGCTTGACAGGACGCCCAACTTTACTTAAACAGGCTTTGTTGAACCTGAGCCCAATATGGTTGCCCCACACTCAACGTTCTTTCCTGATGTAtcgtattatattttattatatcgtATTATGTTATACTGTATTGTATCATTTTAATAAGTACAATATTATGATTGATTGTATCGTTCTCCATCATtatataatttcacatatttataatttgaatgaatgataaaactacaagaaaaaataagatgTGGGATATAGCTACTATGAAAAGGTAGgataaaagatgaaatatgataattaaattattataataataataaaaataaaagagaagaaaatattaaggtAACGAAGCAATCAGTAGAAATATTAAGTCTAGAACCCAGTTATTAACACTTGAAAtaatctttataaaattatgatttcgCCTATTGAAGTAGTGAAATTTGTTCGTGCTTTATGCGgctataaaaaataaacaaagtgtgactaaaaaaataattaatgttataCTAGTTTTTAATAGAAAGATATAAACatttgttaattaaaaaatcagCCTAAAAGCCTAACAATCATATGTCAACATCCTGTTAATTATGATAAGGCTCCCGAGGGGCTGGAGTGGTCTGGATCGGCGTCATAACCAAACATGCATAATACTTGTTTGGTGGACTTAATTAAGAAATGAAGTTACATCTTTACTATAAACTATATGTTAAGATAGTCCATGAAGTAAAATCTTTAAAGGATAAAGAGATCAACATCCTCAAGAttgattataatataattattgtaGTGATACACGAAAGCGAaactagaatttttattttatgagttGTTAACTTTAAGTGATAGTAACTGatttctaaatttaatatttacacatatttaaagaatttattaacataaatttacaattaaaacaaaatctaCTGAATTTGATTAAACTTGCGCGGGGCTACTAATTAAGCTCCAACCCCGATGGTAAGGCAAACATATTACCACTTATATACTCTTTCATTGTCTTTGAACTTGAGCTATATATCTTGATTCATTTAATTGCATTAATGAAGTATGGTACGATCCATCGTGGATTGAGcgttacaaaaaattaaatagtgtGTTGAGACGAAGGAAACATTATATTTGGAAAATAGTTTCTTATCTTCCCATTTAGCTTTTATTGTTTGTTTGGGTTTGTAACTATGTCTCgttgaacaatatttttgaaaaacatttccTCTAAAAAAACAAGTTCCTTTTAAATAAGGTAAATGACTTTCTTAGCTAAAGtagaaaaaataagttttataagTAACATTTTATGCTTATTGTATCTTTCCCACCCACCCAACACCCTGACCTACCTCTTAACTATCCCTCCCCCACCACTCCTGAGGCTCCACTCCCCACCCCTTCTCACCCCTATAGTATTTTGTTAGGTTACGGTACATATTTttgagataaatttatttttctttcttaccGAATACTATTTTCTCTATTTGTAGTTACTTATACACTTTTGAATTGATATACCTATTACGAGAACAATTATTGATATAGTgattttaccattttacccctattaattgtgaagtggatgaattaaaaacttaatattttcaaaaagttttacCTTTTCctaagtaattaattgagggtataataggcAAAAAGAAAGTTGTCAtttcttaatttgtcaaaatagacACTAATTAGAgacaactaaaaaggaaaaaatgaacaagtaattaggactagaaaataagtttaaaaaatcAACCAGTTTTTCACTAATCAAactaattgataatttaatatatGAGGTTCGGTATTTCATTATTACTACTCCCTCTatcccaatttatatgacactttTAATGTATTGAGAGTCAAACAGTTGAAGTTTGATCGAAAATTTATGcatgaaatcttcaatttttttaaaataaatttatgtatttgtaAATTATGTAATAAGTACTATGAGTCAATAATAGaagtaatatttatatttgaaattaaatttatgaaaCAGTTCATtgcattaaatatattaaaaatatgagtACACGTTTCCATATTATTTCATCATCAAGTCTGGTTCTCAACAAACCTTAAAAACCAATCAattaatgttttcatatttctctttttcatttacCCTATAATTCTTTCAACAGACCTATCTTTCTACCTTAACTAAATAACTGCCTTAATTTTTCTATCAACTATCAACATCCCATCATACgttttaataacaaaaacaatttttttcaatatccAATTATATCCACTaggaatttatttttagtttttgcaaGTTTTgctatttttagtaaatttccTTATCTTcaagacactataaaaggtgaCATGTAACATATTATTTCTATAATTCACTATACAAATTACAAAATGTCTTATGCAAGAAGAAGTTGCATGTGTGGGCTCTTTCTCTTGTTCCTAGCTCTTGTTTGTGAAGCAAATTCGGGGTTTATAGGAGTTAAGAATTCTCATTTTGAACTCAATGGATCCCCTTTTCTATTCAATGGTTTCAACTCATATTGGTTGATGCATGTTGCTGCTGACCCTACTGAGAGGTACAAAGTCACTGAAGTTCTTAAAGATGCTTCTGTTGCTGGTCTTTCTGTTTGTCGTACTTGGGCTTTTAGTGATGGAGGTGATAGAGCATTACAAATATCACCTGGTGTTTATGATGAACGTGTTTTTCAGGTAGagctttattattattattattattattattattattattattattatagtataaatgatttttacatTATCGCGTTGTAATGCATGCATGCATGTGAGTCCCTTAATTTGATATACTTGTTTCTAAATTTAGGGTTTGGATTTTGTAATCGCGGAAGCTAAGAAATATGGTATTCGTTTAATCTTGAGCTTTGTGAATCAATGGAACGACTTTGGAGGAAAAGCTCAATATGTTTGGTGGGCACGAAATGCAGGAGCTCAGATTAGTAACGACGATGAATTCTATACTCATCCTATGCTCAAAAAATACTTGAAGAACCACATTGAGGTATATATGGGGTAATTAATTATAAACAAACTTTTTTCACTgtttaatgatattatgaaattGTTACAGAAAGTGGTTACAAGGTTGAATAGTATTACTAAAGTTGCTTACAAAGATGATCCAACAATTATGGCATGGGAACTCATGAATGAGCCTCGCGATCAAGCTGACTATTCAGGAAAAACTGTTAATGTAAGCCCCAATTATtcaagtttaattaattaaattttaaaaatatcgaTCTATATATGATTGACGTTTTTGACTAATAGGGTTGGGTTCAAGAAATGGCAAGTTTTGTGAAGTCATTAGACAACAAACACTTGTTAGAGGTTGGAATGGAGGGATTTTATGGTGATTCAATTCCTGAAAGGAAGTTAGTTAATCCTGGTTATCAAGTTGGAACAGATTTCATTAGTAATCATCTTATCAATGAAATTGATTTTGCTACTATCCATGCATACACTGACCAATGGTAatctctatttttaaaaatcacataTTGTTTCCATTATATATTGgtctaaatatatatttcttaataGGGTGTCTGGACAAAGCGATGATGCACAATTGGTGTGGATGGAAAAGTGGATAACAAGTCATTGGGAAGATGCAagaaatatattaaagaaaCCTCTAGTGCTTGCTGAATTTGGAAAGTCTAGTAGAGGTCAAGGATCAAGAGATATATTTATGAGTAGTGTATATAGAAATGTGTACAATTTGGCAAAAGAAGGTGGAACAATGGCAGGAAGTTTAGTTTGGCAACTAATGGCACATGGAATGGAGAATTATGATGATGGCTATTGCATTGTTTTGGGACAAACCCCTTCAACTACACAAATTATTTCTGACCAAGCTCATGTCATGACAGCTTTGGCTCATTCTTTCAATTGATGAGTGAATTAAGTGAACACATCATTAtgaaattatcaatttataaGTGGATTTGAGTGATCTTAAATCCATCAATAATAGTATCACCAAACATGTTGAAGTTGATTAAACTCAAGAATGtaattgaataaattatttcaaaaaaaaaagctatGTTTTATGTCCTTTTGTTTAACAGTATTGTTAATAATATTTGCATTAGTTGCTCTACGTgtagtttcttttgtctttatTATTTGTCATTCTTATTCACAACAGTAAAAATGTACAATTAGCTGGTGCACAGTCTCTATCTAACTATGACAGAACTTCGATCAATGGTATGAGCTCGAAGTTTGCGACTATTCTTCGTAAGATTATGTCCAATAGTCACAATCTTAaattttgcaacttgaaaattCTCAAGAACACTAGGAAAGActcactttcaagaaaaatCATCCTCAAGAGCAACAAGACATGATAGAGCTGCAAGCCATCTAATTGTCATAGTATTACATCTTCTGTGCTTACATTGTAAATGTGTTCCTGACctataaaggattcagataTTTGTTTCTGCTGTAAAAGTCTAAATCAATCAAGGCTAACTTATTTAGTGGGCAGCATTGTTTGCTGCTAGTccaaattctaagtcatctaggAGCTAGTTGATTTCGTGAGTGATGTGATATCCGCTTAGAAAAGTCTAAGTTATCTTAGGGATAGCTTCATGTATACATCAGTATACACCTTGTGTATACACAGGTTTCTGTGGCAGAAATAGGCCTGAAGCCCAATTTGGTTGCAGCAGGCTCAAGAAAGGCccaaattctttattttctctcttactcataaattatttaattgtgatatttatttgtttttatttaaccTTAACTTTAAGTAGCCTGATCAAAATCTCCAAAAGATGAACTATATTCTTTatgctaatttattttaatgtaattccttttttttatcaactcaTGCTTTTCATTAAATGTATTTAGTCAAAAAATTTATCCTTCAATTAATCTAAAATGGTTTttatgctaaaattaacctaattggtttgaattattattttcaaaataagtaGAGTAATTCTAATCAATttgttttttgttaaaattctaATCACTTGCATTTCAATTCAAATTGTTTCATTTAAGGtctaattttcttaaaaattaaaaaaaaatattcttttaactATTCTCGCAATATAATcgaatattataaattattctgTGCATATCGAATCATGTTTCCTaagaaataatcaaaaaaaatatttaaccaaGTTTTAGGATAATCGCATGTTAGTGGGCGCTTCAGATGCCTTAAAAAACCTTCTTGAAGCGTAAATAAGAACCTCTTACctattttctctaaatttattaaaatttaatctgttaaaatctttttaaattaagttttcttaatttcttaaaaaaaaataagtggaGACTCATTTCTAAGTATGTTTCACAAATTGTTTTATACTtagaacatttcaaaaagtaatttttctacaaatagataaaaaatacGGCATAACacattgaataaaatttttgaaaaacattttctctaAGAAAATAAGTTCCATTAAAATGAGGTAAATGACTTTCTTAGCTAAAGTAATAAAAACAAGTCCTAAAAGTAGGTATCTGGCCATTTGATACCGTATCACAACATGGTACTGCGAGATGGAATCAGCGTCTGGACATGCGATTTTACGCTGATTCCATCTAATGATTCCATATAATGAGATGTAATGTaatattctccaaaaatcatcATATGAAATCATATGGAaataccatatcatgatttgagttattttaatataaaagttGATCCACGAATTTagattttgctaaaattaaACAACCCCACATTTATAtttactaaccatttatttcacatgtaaataaaatttataatcacatcattactttttaaaatttattattctcaccgacataaaatttattattctcaccagTGTCGGCTCTATGCATTGCAAAATAAGGCTTTTGCCTTAGGCCCCCAAATTTTATCAAGAACAAATTATGAGgtaaaaaatttatacaaaaattgaCTATTTAgataaaaagtataattttttaatataaataatattttacccACTTTAACATCTTTTGTACtttgttaaaaatgaaaattaatagtGAAAAGTGTTGAATAAAGTGAGTTACAAATTctgttttatttctttttaaattttagtttcaagcATTACTCAAGACATATTAAAATGGGATATATCAAGTCATCAACTTCTTGCGTCAAATTTTATGGTTCTAAGTCTTATCTATATTTAATATTCGTCAACttattacttataaaattatgtttacaattcatataataattgtcTCACTAAAAAGATGTTTTTCattgttgagttgataaaatcttacctaaaactaataactaaaaaaataatattaaataactaattatctTTATCTAAATAgtctaagaaaaataaattttgaaataaatacatatataaagtttgtttatattttaggCCCCGATTTAAAATTTCGATCTAGGCCCCCAATCACGTTAAGCCGCCCCTGATTCTCACTAACATATAGTCACTTTTAACTCTCACTTCACGATTGTTGAGtaataaaatcttga
This window of the Solanum pennellii chromosome 2, SPENNV200 genome carries:
- the LOC107010786 gene encoding mannan endo-1,4-beta-mannosidase 1-like codes for the protein MSYARRSCMCGLFLLFLALVCEANSGFIGVKNSHFELNGSPFLFNGFNSYWLMHVAADPTERYKVTEVLKDASVAGLSVCRTWAFSDGGDRALQISPGVYDERVFQGLDFVIAEAKKYGIRLILSFVNQWNDFGGKAQYVWWARNAGAQISNDDEFYTHPMLKKYLKNHIEKVVTRLNSITKVAYKDDPTIMAWELMNEPRDQADYSGKTVNGWVQEMASFVKSLDNKHLLEVGMEGFYGDSIPERKLVNPGYQVGTDFISNHLINEIDFATIHAYTDQWVSGQSDDAQLVWMEKWITSHWEDARNILKKPLVLAEFGKSSRGQGSRDIFMSSVYRNVYNLAKEGGTMAGSLVWQLMAHGMENYDDGYCIVLGQTPSTTQIISDQAHVMTALAHSFN